The Petrotoga sp. 9PW.55.5.1 genome includes the window CTTCCCCTTAGGTAATATGCACAAAACAGAGATTAGAGATATAGCAGCTAATTTAGAGTTAAGTGTTGCAGATAAGCCAGATAGCCAAGAATTATGTTTTATCCCCGATAATGATTATAGAAGATATCTTAAAGAAAATAAAGTTGAACCTAACGAAGGAATAGTTTATGATTTAGAAGGTAACGAAGTTGGAACGCATTCGGGTTATACCAACTATACAATAGGTCAAAGAACGGGAATAAACTATTATAAAAACTTCCCAGTTAAGATGCATGTATATAAAATTATTTCTGAAAAAAACGCATTAGTAGTAGCTCCTACTGAAAAGTTATATTCAAATGAACTAATAGCCACTAACGTTAATTTTATAATAGATTTTGATAAAATTGAAGGTTTATGCAGGATCAGAAAAAAAAGTGAGGAAAAGGAAGCAATTATAGAAAAAATATCCGAAAATTCTTTAAAAGTTTCTTTTAAGGAACCTATTTTTGCTGTAACTCCGGGACAGTTTGCAACAGTGTATGATAATGACGGAGTTATATTAGCTTCTGGAATAATTGTCTAAATATTGTTATCTCAATAAAAGCTGAGGTGAAAACATTGGATGGAATAAGAGATGCAGTATATCCCGGGAGTTTTGATCCAATAACATTTGGTCATGTAAATATAGTTAAAAGAGCAATTGAAAGGTTCGATAAACTACACGTTGTTGTAATGGATAATCCAAATAAAAACTATCTGTTTTCTTTAGATGAAAGACTCGCAATGGTCAAAAATGATTTGAAAGAAGTAAAAAACGTTGTAGTAGATACATATAACGGACTTTTAGTTAATTATCTCAAAGAACATAAAATATATAATCTGATCCGCGGTTTAAGAGCAGTAAGTGATTATGAATATGAACTTCAAATGGCTCATGCAAATAAATCTTTGTTACCCGAATTAGAGATATTTTTTCTCATGGCTGATACGAAGTTTTCTTATATTTCATCTTCTATGATAAAAGAAATAGCTATGTATGATGGGGATATAAGTAAATGGGTTTCACCGTATGTTGAATCAAAGTTAAAAGAAAGATTATTAAAAAAATAGTAATATATGAAATGTTTTTTTTATTTAAAAATTCAATAAAATATGCTAAAATACATTGGTTTTAAAAAACAAATATATTGTATTAATTATAGCTTGAGCAAAAAATAACAATTACAGGAGGTATTTTAATGGATGTATCAATTGAAAAGATTAAAGATTTAAGAAGCTCAACGGGAGCTGGCATGTTGGATTGTAAAAATGCTTTGCAAGAAGCTAACGGAGATGTAGAAAAAGCTGTTGAAATATTGAGAAAAAAAGGTGCTATTAAAGCCGCTA containing:
- the mnmA gene encoding tRNA 2-thiouridine(34) synthase MnmA codes for the protein MSNNKIVMLMSGGVDSSVAAYLLKEQNFQVIGIHFKTVSDIVFSLIPETKKVCCSPSDTLDALKIADKLELEDFQIVDIKEEFKEKIIDYFIKTYKNGKTPNPCMLCNRYFKFGKALEIAKEYNAEYIASGHYILKEYSEKYSRFVLKKGIDKYKDQSYFLSYIKAENIPKLYFPLGNMHKTEIRDIAANLELSVADKPDSQELCFIPDNDYRRYLKENKVEPNEGIVYDLEGNEVGTHSGYTNYTIGQRTGINYYKNFPVKMHVYKIISEKNALVVAPTEKLYSNELIATNVNFIIDFDKIEGLCRIRKKSEEKEAIIEKISENSLKVSFKEPIFAVTPGQFATVYDNDGVILASGIIV
- the coaD gene encoding pantetheine-phosphate adenylyltransferase, producing the protein MRDAVYPGSFDPITFGHVNIVKRAIERFDKLHVVVMDNPNKNYLFSLDERLAMVKNDLKEVKNVVVDTYNGLLVNYLKEHKIYNLIRGLRAVSDYEYELQMAHANKSLLPELEIFFLMADTKFSYISSSMIKEIAMYDGDISKWVSPYVESKLKERLLKK